In the Nicotiana tabacum cultivar K326 chromosome 16, ASM71507v2, whole genome shotgun sequence genome, one interval contains:
- the LOC107812580 gene encoding wall-associated receptor kinase-like 14 → MNLSLYVRTRRILCLFILIISSNIVLGSTNCTHSCGKSFLQYPFGFSSGCPIQLNCTSHGAMVINKFPVQAITSETILINLLAKCSRPFSAIHNLFSSNYAPTSRNGILFQNCSFSQSSCLIPSTMIQTHFELLDCGKENMSCYSEPNSESNFIDLRNLSRTGCHSLFSAISVESTLNGSAVSLDVQVVQLGWWLQGNCQCSSNANCTKILSPIDGKLGYRCQCSEGFIGDGFLAGSGCRKDDTTCNPSNYLSGKCGGTTRVGVLVGGIAAGASLMVSIGLICCFIRRRLNFQNRSRRSRELCETTGITIPIYPYKEMEKATDFFSEKRRLGNGAYGTVYSGKLQSDNWVAIKRIMNRHTDSIEQVINEIKLLSSVNHPNLVRLLGCCIEKGEQILVYEFMPHGTLSQHLQREKGNALPWPVRLTIAAETAQAIAYLHNAMHPPIYHRDVKSSNILLDYNYKSKVADFGLSRLGIIESSHISTAPQGTPGYLDPQYHQNFQLSDKSDVYSFGVVLAEIITGLKAVDFARPQDEINLAALAIDRIGKGNLDEVIDPSIEPHMDAWTLSSVHKVAELAFRCLAFHRDMRPSMMEVAIELEQLRLSKWAISEDNITASSEGSSISSASDVSEKPLNLSIKKREMDIKAIFSTEKIKDYSPVSIQDPWKSEQSSPSCSSLLNHIVK, encoded by the exons ATGAATTTATCTCTCTATGTTAGAACAAGAAGAATTCTATGTTTGTTTATACTTATTATTTCATCGAATATAGTTCTTGGATCAACCAATTGTACACATTCATGTGGAAAAAGTTTTCTTCAATATCCTTTTGGTTTTTCTTCAGGCTGTCCAATTCAATTAAATTGTACCTCACATGGGGCAATGGTCATTAACAAATTCCCAGTTCAGGCTATAACTTCTGAGACCATTTTAATTAATCTTTTAGCCAAATGTAGCCGTCCATTTTCTGCAATTCACAATCTTTTTAGCTCAAATTACGCACCCACTTCACGTAATGGAATACTTTTCCAAAATTGTAGCTTTTCACAGTCTAGTTGTTTGATACCTTCAACTATGATTCAAACTCATTTTGAGCTTCTTGACTGTGGGAAAGAAAATATGAGTTGTTATTCTGAACCAAATAGTGAGAGTAATTTTATTGACTTGAGGAATTTGTCAAGAACTGGGTGCCACTCTTTGTTTTCTGCAATATCTGTTGAGTCAACGTTGAATGGTTCGGCAGTTTCTTTGGATGTTCAAGTGGTTCAATTGGGATGGTGGCTTCAAGGAAATTGTCAATGTTCTTCTAATGCAAATTGTACTAAAATCTTGTCACCTATTGATGGGAAATTGGGATATAGGTGCCAGTGTTCAGAAGGTTTTATTGGAGATGGTTTCTTAGCTGGCTCCGGCTGCCGGAAAG ATGACACAACATGCAACCCTTCAAATTACCTTTCAGGCAAATGTGGAGGAACCACCAGGGTTGGCGTACTTGTTGGAG GCATTGCAGCAGGTGCTTCATTAATGGTAAGTATAGGCCTAATATGCTGCTTTATTCGACGAAGATTGAATTTCCAAAACAGAAGCAGAAGAAGCCGCGAGCTATGTGAAACAACGGGGATTACTATCCCGATTTATCCATACAAAGAAATGGAAAAGGCAACCGATTTCTTCTCTGAGAAGCGAAGACTAGGAAATGGCGCTTATGGAACAGTTTATTCAGGAAAACTTCAAAGCGACAATTGGGTAGCAATCAAAAGAATTATGAATAGACATACTGATAGCATTGAACAAGTCATTAATGAGATCAAGCTCCTTTCTTCAGTAAATCATCCGAATCTCGTTCGACTCTTGGGCTGCTGTATTGAAAAAGGTGAACAGATTCTTGTTTATGAGTTCATGCCTCATGGAACTTTGTCACAACATTtacaaagagaaaaaggaaatgcACTTCCGTGGCCTGTTCGCCTCACGATTGCAGCAGAAACTGCTCAAGCTATAGCTTATCTTCATAATGCAATGCACCCTCCAATATATCACAGAGATGTTAAGTCTAGTAACATACTCTTGGATTATAATTACAAGTCAAAAGTCGCGGATTTTGGACTTTCAAGACTTGGTATTATTGAATCATCCCATATTTCTACCGCGCCACAAGGAACTCCAGGATATCTTGACCCTCAGTATCATCAGAATTTTCAGTTGTCTGATAAGAGTGATGTTTATAGCTTTGGCGTAGTTTTGGCAGAGATCATAACAGGACTAAAAGCAGTGGATTTTGCTCGTCCACAAGACGAAATAAACTTGGCTGCACTAGCAATTGACAGAATAGGAAAGGGTAATTTAGATGAAGTTATCGATCCCTCAATCGAGCCACATATGGATGCTTGGACGCTTTCGTCTGTGCATAAGGTAGCTGAACTGGCATTCAGATGTCTTGCATTTCATCGCGATATGAGGCCATCGATGATGGAAGTGGCGATTGAATTGGAACAACTTAGATTAAGCAAATGGGCAATTTCAGAAGATAATATTACAGCTTCATCAGAGGGATCTTCTATTTCATCAGCTTCAGATGTGAGTGAGAAACCATTGAACCTTTCAATTAAGAAGAGAGAAATGGATATAAAAGCTATATTTTCGACGGAAAAAATAAAGGATTATTCTCCTGTTTCAATACAAGATCCATGGAAAAGTGAGCAAAGCTCTCCATCTTGTAGTAGTTTGCTCAATCATATAGTCAAGTAA